A genomic segment from Heptranchias perlo isolate sHepPer1 chromosome 18, sHepPer1.hap1, whole genome shotgun sequence encodes:
- the mgat4c gene encoding alpha-1,3-mannosyl-glycoprotein 4-beta-N-acetylglucosaminyltransferase C: MRLYWKCSEKMRCFRKRSTIPVLAVLAICLLCLNLYMEEDRYVMEGERRLAREITSHQLNSEKYVHTFKDLTNFSGAINVTYRYLAGFPIPRKKYLTIGLSSVKRKRGNYLLETIKSIFDQSSYEELNEIIVIVHLADFDLSWCESIVQDVSRKFAHHIISGRLMVIHTPEEYYPSLDGLKRNYNDPEDRVRFRSKQNVDYAFLLNFCANLSDYYVMLEDDVHCSRNFLSAIKKVITSREGSYWVTLEFSKLGYIGKLYHSQDLPRLAQFLLMFYQEMPCDWLLIHFQGLLAQKDIIRFKPSLFQHMGYYSSFRGTENKLKDDDFEEDSFDIPDNPPATLYTNMNVFEHYDPSKAYSNVDEYFWGKSTSAGDYFVIVLDKPAKIDKLKIQTGTDDRQNDILHHGTLEVGQNVLVAKKGKQCSSYAKLGEFQHGNIEIKDIGHKVEFDVHCVRIVVTENQKEWLIIRSISIWTSQPSN, translated from the exons ATGAGACTATATTGGAAATGTTCAGAGAAAATGAGATGTTTCCGGAAACGCTCAACTATTCCAGTGCTGGCTGTCCTAGCAATTTGTCTCCTTTGCCTGAATCTGTATATGGAAGAGGACAGATATGTGATG GAAGGAGAGCGGAGACTGGCAAGAGAAATAACTTCACATCAACTTAACTCAGAAAAATATGTCCATACATTCAAAGATTTAACTAACTTTTCAGGAGCAATAAATGTCACCTATCGCTATCTTGCAGGTTTCCCTATTCCTAGAAAAA AATACCTAACAATAGGACTATCATCTGTGAAAAGGAAAAGAGGTAACTACCTACTAGAAACCATTAAATCTATTTTTGACCAATCTAGCTATGAAGAGCTGAATGAAATTATAGTTATTGTACACTTAGCAGACTTTGACCTCTCATGGTGTGAAAGTATTGTCCAAGATGTCTCCAGAAAATTTGCCCATCACATAATTTCCGGCCGATTAATGGTCATCCATACTCCTGAGGAGTATTACCCTAGTTTAGATGGTCTCAAAAGAAACTACAATGACCCAGAGGACCGTGTGAGATTTAGATCTAAACAGAATGTAGATTATGCTTTTCTACTTAACTTCTGTGCCAATTTATCAGACTACTACGTAATGTTAGAAGACGACGTTCACTGCTCTAGAAACTTCCTATCTGCCATTAAAAAAGTAATTACCTCAAGAGAAGGCTCCTATTGGGTGACACTAGAGTTTTCAAAGTTGGGATATATTGGAAAGCTTTACCATTCACAAGACCTACCACGGCTGGCACAATTTTTATTAATGTTTTATCAGGAAATGCCTTGTGATTGGTTACTAATTCATTTCCAAGGACTGCTTGCCCAGAAGGATATCATAAGATTcaagccttctttgttccaacacatgggatattaCTCTTCATTCAGAGGAACggaaaataaactcaaagatgaTGACTTTGAAGAAGATTCCTTTGATATTCCTGACAATCCCCCTGCAACTCTTTACACAAACATGAATGTGTTTGAACACTATGACCCTAGTAAAGCGTACAGCAATGTTGATGAATACTTCTGGGGAAAATCTACTTCAGCTGGAGATTACTTTGTTATTGTACTCGACAAACCTGCTAAAATCGACAAACTGAAAATTCAAACGGGGACAGATGATAGACAAAATGATATTTTGCATCATGGAACATTAGAGGTTGGTCAAAATGTACTAGTAGCGAAAAAGGGAAAGCAGTGTTCTAGCTATGCCAAACTAGGGGAATTTCAACATGGAAATATTGAGATTAAGGATATCGGCCACAAGGTTGAATTTGACGTTCACTGCGTTCGAATAGTGGTAACAGAAAACCAAAAGGAATGGCTGATTATCAGGAGTATCAGTATTTGGACCAGTCAGCCATCAAATTAG